A single window of Nicotiana sylvestris chromosome 3, ASM39365v2, whole genome shotgun sequence DNA harbors:
- the LOC104227429 gene encoding zinc finger CCCH domain-containing protein 25, translating to MNPLTLVKRIQNINAKEASLGISDEASWHAKYKDSAYIFVGGIPFDLTEGDLLAVFAQYGEVVDVNLVRDKGTGKSKGFAFLAYEDQRSTTLAVDNLNGAQILGRIIRVDHVTNYKKKEEEDEETERKKREERGVCRAFQKGECNRGAACKFSHDEQRAANTGWGADEDRQSKRWSHDGFEDSKKDKKFGQSSRPPRPDHQEKVKVDEDPRNSKSRISDVERHYEQRDLTARDHYKRDIEQHRSELKGKDGNYKDLDRSHVERRSRRYDDVGNSGEDTERKSRKHDDVPTSKEYDDRRDERRQKRYESEKKDNRDRDKRARIHRDGRDEEDWSQRSRR from the exons ATGAATCCGTTGACGCTAGTGAAGCGTATTCAGAATATTAATGCAAAAGAAGCATCTTTGGGGATCTCAGATGAAGCATCCTGGCATGCCAAATACAAAGACTCAGCTTACATATTCGTTGGCGGCATACCTTTTGACCTCACTGAAGGAGATCTCCTTGCCGTTTTTGCTCA GTATGGAGAGGTTGTTGATGTTAATCTTGTCCGAGATAAAGGTACAGGAAAGTCAAAAGGTTTTGCCTTTCTTGCGTATGAGGATCAAAGGAGCACAACTCTTGCCGTGG ATAACTTAAATGGTGCACAGATCTTGGGGAGAATAATCAGAGTAGACCACGTTACCAAttacaaaaagaaagaagaagaggatgaagaGACAGAGAGGAAAAAGAGGGAGGAGAGAGGAGTCTGCCGTGCTTTCCAGAAGGGTGAATGCAACCGAGGAGCTGCATGCAAATTCTCTCACGATGAGCAG AGAGCTGCAAACACAGGCTGGGGTGCTGATGAAGATCGACAATCTAAGAGATGGTCGCATGACGGGTTTGAGGATTCTAAGAAGGATAAGAAATTTGGGCAATCGAGTCGGCCTCCACGACCTGATCACCAGGAAAAGGTCAAAGTCGATGAAGATCCAAGAAATTCTAAATCAAGAATCAGTGATGTAGAAAGGCACTACGAGCAGAGAGATTTGACTGCAAGAGATCATTATAAGAGAGATATCGAGCAGCACAGGTCAGAACTAAAAGGAAAGGATGGTAATTACAAAGATCTGGATAGGTCACATGTGGAGAGAAGATCTAGGAGGTATGATGATGTAGGGAATTCAGGGGAAGATACTGAgagaaaatcaagaaagcatgaTGATGTACCGACTTCAAAGGAATATGATGATAGGAGGGATGAAAGAAGACAAAAAAGATATGAATCTGAAAAAAAAGATAACAGGGACCGGGACAAACGAGCTCGCATCCACCGTGATGGAAGGGATGAAGAAGATTGGAGCCAAAGATCACGTAGATAA
- the LOC104227428 gene encoding VQ motif-containing protein 20, translating into MSPPLKINRDSCHIKKPSFEQQQRHPVIIYTHSPKIIRTHPRDFMALVQKLTGFSRSEKDLSSSPKSEPNNYHLDYNDNNDFKGGVLPKVENESKSDENKSISCNNAGNIQLVNEIKDTNSENVNHNYFGDITDQADFLCSAQSLFNYTDSFFFMPSMKELPDY; encoded by the coding sequence ATGAGCCCTCCATTGAAGATCAACAGGGACTCTTGTCACATCAAGAAACCATCATTTGAGCAGCAACAACGCCATCCAGTTATAATTTACACTCATTCTCCCAAAATAATTCGTACCCATCCTCGCGATTTTATGGCATTAGTCCAAAAACTCACTGGCTTTTCTCGTTCCGAAAAAGACCTCTCATCTTCACCCAAGTCCGAGCCAAATAATTATCATCTTGATTACAATGATAACAATGATTTTAAAGGTGGGGTTTTGCCGAAAGTTGAAAATGAGTCTAAGTCGGATGAAAATAAAAGCATCAGTTGCAATAATGCAGGGAATATTCAGCTGGTTAATGAAATTAAAGATACAAATAGTGAAAATGTTAATCATAATTATTTTGGTGATATTACTGATCAAGCTGATTTTTTGTGCTCAGCTCAATCACTCTTTAATTACACGGATTCGTTCTTCTTCATGCCCAGTATGAAGGAGCTTCCAGATTATTGA